One part of the Lytechinus pictus isolate F3 Inbred chromosome 3, Lp3.0, whole genome shotgun sequence genome encodes these proteins:
- the LOC129258012 gene encoding adhesion G-protein coupled receptor G6-like codes for MTTTPITDDNVEEVSEELADLTEDSQDMTAEEVDSTADILQNITAVNSSEPSVTRSVVETVNNLMNVNEDELEEAAAKGSTNRAIRSLETQLQFVDVTTSNGTYKDVQPNLGVQVSEYSHQLLQTGLTFIYATDDPRRPLRPEHIFVYIGNSENLDPGDMPIHARISLPTSLGRRIRRNSSRVSFVIYRTTALFMAPWLIEFNAIQTEFSRTANTRVISAAINAMPISNLSDPVMTSYHPIFTKANENIENITNPVCVFWDFDADNGHGNWSDDGCHLTTSGIIHDYRCQCNHLTNFAILMDIYGNTLLTDHQDFVLEIMSYVGCCLSSICLGLTLCTLLSNKKLRKSQANRILASLSASLLSLYITFLLLLSLNHVAMVTCGVIVGFLHYSLLSSACWMAVESFNMYLMVIRVFDRGGIPHFMIRAACFALGTPALIVVITSGVARQGYMSYSDNNQCGFLTLWPLVGGVLVPLAILIVYDALNFTLVMRRLSRKVAGKQITKPKYLERLHRLQNALALTVLMGLTWGVGFLTSIQVANLAFQIIFIILNSLQGVYLFLFYCLRNPIARIHWRNLLCPRCMQPQEKTTTVVSNCSSSSGNRAGRRSRASQETKNDEGNKIYVEDAKWYRKVGMDFNRVFSKQRMNETSVYTIELSSLPKSMTSTNIPYEGVFAFNNDAEDDNAIGEMEHVY; via the exons ATGACTACG ACACCAATCACAGATGATAACGTGGAAGAGGTGTCCGAAGAACTGGCTGATCTTACAGAAGACTCACAAGATATGACAGCTGAGGAAGTCGACTCTACTGCTGACATCCTTCAGAATATAACGGCTGTTAACTCATCGGAACCATCA GTGACGCGATCCGTTGTTGAGACTGTGAATAACCTCATGAATGTGAACGAAGATGAACTGGAAGAAGCTGCGGCAAAAGGATCAACTAACCGAGCTATCCGATCCTTAGAGACTCAACTCCAGTTTGTTGATGTTACGACGTCCAATGGAACGTACAAAGACGTCCAACCTAATCTTGGAGTACAG GTGAGTGAATATTCTCATCAATTGCTTCAGACTGGTTTGACTTTTATTTACGCCACGGATGATCCTCGTCGTCCACTCAGACCTGAACACATCTTTGTCTACATCGGCAATAGTGAGAACCTCGATCCCGGAGACATGCCGATTCATGCCCGAATCTCCCTTCCGACATCACTCGGAAGACGAATCAGACGAAATAGCAGTCGGGTTTCCTTCGTCATTTATCGAACTACAGCTCTATTCATGGCACCTTGGTTGATCGAATTTAACGCAATCCAAACCGAGTTCAGCCGAACTGCAAACACTCGTGTTATCTCTGCGGCTATTAATGCGATGCCCATATCGAATCTATCAGATCCGGTCATGACGTCATACCATCCTATCTTCACGAAAGCTAATGAA AACATTGAGAACATAACCAATCCAGTATGTGTGTTCTGGGATTTTGATGCTGATAATGGACATGGTAACTGGTCTGATGATGGATGTCATCTTACTACATCAGGAATCATACATGATTATAGATGTCAATGTAATCATTTAACCAACTTCGCTATTCTAATG GATATTTACGGCAATACTTTGCTAACAGACCATCAGGACTTTGTTCTAGAAATCATGAGCTACGTTGGTTGCTGCTTGTCAAGCATATGTCTTGGATTGACCCTCTGCACGCTTCTCTCTAACAA AAAACTTCGGAAGTCCCAGGCAAACCGCATCCTTGCCTCGCTCTCAGCATCCCTTCTCTCCCTATACATcaccttcctcctccttctctcaCTCAACCATGTTGCTATGGTAACGTGTGGCGTCATCGTGGGATTTCTGCACTATTCCCTACTTTCCTCGGCATGCTGGATGGCGGTAGAGAGTTTTAACATGTACCTCATGGTCATCCGTGTCTTCGACAGAGGGGGTATCCCCCATTTTATGATAAGGGCAGCTTGCTTTGCATTAG GCACACCAGCTCTCATTGTCGTGATAACTAGTGGAGTAGCAAGGCAAGGATACATGTCATATTCTGATAATAATCA ATGCGGATTTCTGACACTTTGGCCACTCGTTGGTGGGGTCCTAGTTCCGTTGGCCATCCTCATAGTCTATGACGCACTCAATTTTACTCTAGTCATGCGACGTCTGTCTCGTAAAGTGGCGGGAAAACAAATTACTAAACCCAAATACCTTGAGCGGCTTCATCGTCTGCAGAATGCCTtggctttgaccgttctcatgGGGTTAACCTGGGGAGTCGGCTTCTTGACCTCCATCCAAGTTGCTAACCTGGCCTTCCAgatcatattcatcatcttaAACTCACTTCAAGGAgtttacttatttcttttctaCTGCCTGAGAAACCCAATCGCACGCATACACTGGAGAAACCTACTCTGCCCACGTTGCATGCAGCCACAAGAGAAGACTACAACAGTAGTCAGCAACTGTTCGTCGTCGAGCGGTAACCGTGCAGGACGTCGATCACGAGCCTCACAGGAAACCAAGAACGACGAAGGAAATAAGATCTATGTTGAAGATGCCAAGTGGTATCGTAAAGTTGGAATGGACTTTAATCGTGTGTTCTCTAAACAACGCATGAATGAGACGAGCGTATACACCATTGAGCTGTCGTCATTGCCTAAATCAATGACGTCGACGAATATTCCTTATGAAGGCGTCTTCGCATTTAATAATGATGCCGAAGATGATAATGCTATTGGGGAAATGGAACACGTTTATTAG